One genomic window of Paenibacillus xylanilyticus includes the following:
- a CDS encoding DUF1540 domain-containing protein: MSQDKPIVKCSVSNCHFWGENNFCHADAIMIDIDQHATRRLHEEFAGETFDSDHQDHARTSSATCCHTFKPK, translated from the coding sequence ATGAGCCAAGACAAGCCAATTGTCAAATGCAGTGTGTCCAACTGTCATTTCTGGGGAGAAAACAATTTCTGCCACGCCGATGCCATCATGATTGACATTGACCAACATGCTACTCGTCGCTTGCATGAAGAATTTGCTGGAGAAACGTTTGATTCGGATCATCAGGATCATGCGCGTACCTCTTCGGCAACATGCTGTCACACATTCAAACCCAAATGA